In the Nitrospinota bacterium genome, GACATCACCCACGAGGTCACGGGCCACGACGTCCTCGAGGCGGCGCTCATCCTCCAGGCTTCCTACCGCTACTTTCCGGAGGGGACGGTCCACCTGGTCGTCGTAGACCCGACGGTCGGAAGCGAAAGGCGGCCCATCCTCGCGCTCACCGACCGCTACGCCTTCGTGGGGCCCGACAACGGCGTGCTCTCGCCCGCTCTCGGCGACCCCACCTTCCAGCGGTGCATCGAGCTCACGGCCCGGCGCTACTTCCTCGATGAGATAGGCTCGACCTTCCACGGCCGCGACATCTTCGCCCCCGTGGCGGCCTGGCTCGCCAAGGGCGTGGAGCCGGAGGCCTTCGGCGAGGAGATTGACGACTTCGTCCAGCTACCGATCCCCGAGGCGACCGTGGGTGAGGAGGCCATCGAGGGCCGGATAATATACATAGACCGGTTCGGAAACCTCGTCTCCAACATAACCCACCGGATGATCGAGACGCTCCAGGCGCGGACGGGCCGCCAGAAGGTGGCCATCCACATCGCCGGGCGCTCCATCGGGCGCATCATGCCCTCCTACGAGGCCGGCTCCACCGCCGAGCCGGGCGCCGTCATCAACTCCTGGGGCA is a window encoding:
- a CDS encoding SAM-dependent chlorinase/fluorinase, producing the protein MVHTLRPINPIITLITDFGLADPYVGTMKGVMVSINPLVRLIDITHEVTGHDVLEAALILQASYRYFPEGTVHLVVVDPTVGSERRPILALTDRYAFVGPDNGVLSPALGDPTFQRCIELTARRYFLDEIGSTFHGRDIFAPVAAWLAKGVEPEAFGEEIDDFVQLPIPEATVGEEAIEGRIIYIDRFGNLVSNITHRMIETLQARTGRQKVAIHIAGRSIGRIMPSYEAGSTAEPGAVINSWGNLEIFVKRADASSLLSVRRGEPVVVRVG